A single genomic interval of Zunongwangia sp. HGR-M22 harbors:
- a CDS encoding UDP-N-acetylmuramoyl-L-alanyl-D-glutamate--2,6-diaminopimelate ligase, with protein MKILKDILYKVSMESVVGNTAVAINNIHFDSRKVEMNDVFVAITGTVSNGHDFIEKAINQGALVIICEELPTNIINGVTYVQVANSKEALAFMASNFYGNPSDKLKVVGVTGTNGKTTIATLLYDLFTKAGFKVGLLSTVKVMVGDTLYEAVRTTPDSLTINHYLAEMNEEGVEYCFMEVSSHGIDQHRTTGLEFAGGIFTNLSHDHLDYHSSFAEYRDVKKRFFDELPASAFALTNVDDKNGEVMLQNTNAKQYTYGLKNYADYKAQILENQFTGLLLKINDQEVWSRLIGNFNAYNILAIYSAAELLGLEPLENLKFISELHSVNGRFQYVISSEEKITAIVDYAHTPDALKNVLETINAIRTKNEELITVVGCGGDRDRTKRPKMGHIASALSSKVIFTSDNPRTEDPDAIIEEIEKGVEPQNFNKTLSVTNRKQAIKTACQMAKANDIILIAGKGHETYQEIHGEKHDFDDLKIVNEFLKQLKK; from the coding sequence TTGAAAATACTTAAGGACATATTATATAAAGTAAGCATGGAATCTGTAGTAGGGAATACTGCAGTAGCTATAAATAATATTCATTTCGATTCTAGAAAAGTTGAAATGAATGATGTTTTTGTAGCCATTACCGGCACGGTTTCCAACGGTCATGATTTTATAGAAAAAGCGATTAATCAAGGCGCTTTGGTGATTATCTGTGAAGAACTTCCAACGAATATTATAAACGGAGTTACTTATGTGCAGGTAGCCAACTCTAAAGAGGCATTGGCTTTTATGGCTTCAAATTTCTACGGAAATCCTTCAGACAAATTAAAAGTGGTGGGGGTTACCGGTACCAATGGTAAAACCACAATAGCTACTTTATTGTATGATCTATTTACCAAAGCCGGGTTTAAGGTTGGTTTACTTTCAACAGTAAAAGTAATGGTTGGCGATACACTTTATGAGGCAGTTCGCACAACTCCAGATTCTTTAACAATCAATCATTATTTGGCGGAAATGAACGAAGAAGGTGTAGAATATTGCTTTATGGAAGTGAGTTCTCACGGGATCGATCAACACCGTACAACAGGATTAGAATTTGCAGGCGGAATTTTCACCAATCTTAGTCATGATCATTTAGATTACCATTCTAGTTTCGCAGAATATAGAGATGTGAAAAAACGCTTTTTTGATGAATTGCCAGCTTCAGCTTTTGCATTAACCAATGTTGATGATAAGAATGGAGAGGTAATGCTTCAAAACACTAATGCGAAACAATACACGTACGGTTTAAAAAATTACGCTGATTATAAAGCACAAATTCTGGAAAATCAATTCACAGGATTATTGCTGAAAATAAATGATCAGGAAGTTTGGTCGCGTTTAATCGGAAACTTCAACGCTTATAATATTCTTGCTATTTATTCCGCTGCAGAATTATTAGGCTTAGAGCCTTTAGAAAACCTGAAGTTTATAAGTGAGCTACACTCTGTAAATGGGCGTTTTCAATACGTGATTTCTTCCGAAGAAAAAATTACTGCGATTGTCGATTATGCACACACGCCAGATGCTTTAAAAAATGTGCTGGAAACCATCAATGCGATTCGAACTAAAAATGAGGAATTAATCACAGTTGTTGGTTGTGGTGGTGATAGAGATCGAACTAAAAGACCTAAAATGGGACATATTGCTTCAGCATTAAGTTCTAAAGTGATCTTTACCAGTGATAATCCAAGAACGGAAGATCCCGATGCTATTATCGAAGAAATAGAAAAAGGGGTAGAGCCTCAAAATTTCAATAAAACACTTTCAGTAACCAATAGAAAACAAGCCATTAAAACCGCTTGTCAGATGGCCAAAGCCAACGATATTATTTTGATCGCTGGAAAAGGGCATGAGACCTATCAAGAAATACATGGCGAAAAGCATGATTTTGATGATCTCAAAATTGTAAATGAGTTTTTAAAACAGCTAAAAAAGTAA
- the mraY gene encoding phospho-N-acetylmuramoyl-pentapeptide-transferase, with product MLYYLFQFLEEQYQFPGAQLFEYISFRSAMAILLSLLISTIYGKRIIIYLQTKQIGESVRELGLQGQTEKAGTPTMGGLIIIIATLIPVLLLAKLENIYVILLIITTIWMGAIGFLDDYIKTFKKDKEGLPGKFKILGQVGLGLIVGCVMYFHDGITVKEKTNSEDVITQEMMLGDKKLPEMGPSQKNLTTTIPFVKNNEFDYSKIISWINPDLAKYAWIIFIPIVIIIVTAVSNGANLTDGVDGLAAGSSAIIVLTLGIFAWVSGNIIFSDYLNIMYIPDSGEMTIYITAFTGALVGFLWYNTFPAQVFMGDTGSLTIGGIIAVLAIASRKELLIPILCGIFLVENLSVILQVSWFKYTKKRFGEGRRIFLMSPLHHHYQKKGHHESKIVVRFWIVGIFLAILTVVTLKLR from the coding sequence ATGCTTTATTATTTATTTCAATTTTTAGAAGAGCAATATCAGTTTCCGGGAGCTCAGCTGTTTGAATATATTTCATTCCGGTCTGCTATGGCTATTCTTTTGTCGTTGTTAATTTCTACAATTTACGGGAAGCGAATTATCATTTACTTACAGACCAAGCAAATTGGTGAAAGTGTACGCGAGCTTGGTTTGCAAGGACAAACTGAAAAAGCCGGCACGCCAACAATGGGAGGCTTAATTATCATTATTGCGACGCTAATCCCGGTATTGCTTTTGGCCAAATTGGAGAATATTTATGTGATTTTACTAATCATCACTACCATCTGGATGGGAGCTATCGGCTTTTTGGATGATTATATTAAAACATTTAAAAAAGATAAAGAGGGATTGCCCGGTAAGTTTAAAATCTTAGGGCAGGTAGGTCTTGGTTTGATCGTAGGTTGCGTAATGTATTTTCACGACGGAATTACGGTAAAAGAAAAGACAAATTCTGAAGATGTTATCACTCAGGAAATGATGCTTGGTGATAAAAAGTTACCAGAAATGGGGCCTAGCCAAAAAAATCTTACTACTACGATTCCTTTTGTAAAAAATAATGAGTTCGATTACTCCAAAATAATCTCATGGATTAATCCAGATTTGGCAAAATACGCCTGGATTATTTTTATACCGATTGTAATTATTATCGTTACAGCGGTATCTAACGGAGCAAATCTTACCGATGGCGTAGATGGTCTTGCCGCAGGTTCTTCAGCAATTATAGTGTTAACACTGGGTATTTTCGCCTGGGTTTCGGGGAACATTATTTTCTCAGATTACCTAAATATCATGTATATCCCAGATTCTGGTGAAATGACTATTTATATCACCGCTTTTACCGGTGCGTTGGTAGGATTTTTATGGTATAACACATTTCCCGCTCAGGTGTTTATGGGGGATACAGGTAGTTTAACCATTGGCGGAATCATTGCTGTTTTGGCAATAGCATCCAGAAAAGAACTATTGATACCTATTTTATGCGGAATTTTTCTTGTTGAAAATCTTTCTGTAATACTACAGGTTTCATGGTTTAAATACACTAAGAAAAGATTTGGCGAAGGAAGAAGGATATTTTTAATGTCGCCATTACATCACCACTATCAAAAGAAGGGACATCATGAAAGTAAAATTGTTGTTCGTTTTTGGATTGTGGGAATATTTTTGGCCATTCTAACTGTGGTGACACTTAAACTTCGATAA
- the murD gene encoding UDP-N-acetylmuramoyl-L-alanine--D-glutamate ligase, translating to MNKKIVILGGGESGIGTAILAKKEGYKIWLSDKGKIKEKYKKVLEHLDIEWEEEKHTEAQIFDADVVMKSPGIPDTVPMIKALREKGIPVISEIEFAAEYTNAIIIGITGSNGKTTTTKFANHLLKDGGLKVGMAGNVGDSFAKQVAETNPDYYVLELSSFQLDGIKNFRPHIAILTNITPDHLDRYDYKFENYINSKFRITKNQTEEDYFIYDADDEVITNWLKNNKVNAQLLPFSLEKKLENGAYIEKDKIIIKTQNTEFTMSTSDLTLEGKHNAKNAMAAATVAKLLKIRKNTIRESMESFQGVEHRLEKVLKINNVQYINDSKATNVNATYYALESMEGQTVWILGGVDKGNVYDELLPLVNEKVKAIICLGVDNTKIINSFGNCVETLVETESMSEAVKMAYRLTEKGDTVLLSPACASFDLFENYEDRGRQFKEAVRNL from the coding sequence TTGAATAAAAAGATCGTCATACTTGGTGGAGGAGAAAGTGGTATAGGAACAGCAATTTTGGCTAAAAAAGAAGGCTATAAAATATGGCTTTCAGACAAAGGAAAAATAAAAGAAAAATATAAAAAAGTTCTTGAACATCTTGATATAGAGTGGGAAGAAGAAAAGCATACGGAAGCTCAAATTTTTGATGCTGATGTGGTGATGAAAAGTCCCGGTATTCCAGATACAGTGCCGATGATTAAAGCACTTCGGGAAAAAGGAATTCCTGTGATTTCTGAAATAGAATTTGCTGCGGAATATACCAATGCGATTATAATAGGAATAACCGGAAGTAACGGTAAAACCACTACTACAAAATTTGCAAATCATCTTTTAAAAGATGGCGGTTTAAAAGTAGGAATGGCTGGTAATGTTGGGGATAGTTTTGCGAAACAGGTTGCTGAAACCAATCCCGATTATTACGTATTGGAGCTTAGTAGTTTTCAGTTAGATGGAATCAAAAATTTTAGACCGCATATTGCGATTTTGACCAATATAACACCCGATCATTTAGATCGATATGATTATAAGTTTGAGAATTATATCAATTCCAAATTCAGGATTACAAAGAACCAAACAGAGGAAGATTATTTTATTTATGACGCAGATGACGAGGTAATTACAAACTGGCTAAAAAACAACAAAGTTAACGCACAGTTACTGCCATTTTCGCTGGAGAAAAAGCTGGAGAATGGTGCTTATATAGAAAAAGACAAAATTATCATAAAGACACAAAATACAGAGTTTACTATGAGTACTTCAGATTTAACATTAGAGGGTAAACATAATGCAAAGAATGCAATGGCAGCGGCTACGGTAGCAAAGCTTCTTAAAATAAGAAAGAATACGATTCGTGAGAGTATGGAGAGTTTTCAGGGAGTAGAGCATCGTTTGGAAAAAGTACTTAAAATTAATAACGTTCAATATATCAACGATTCTAAGGCAACAAACGTAAATGCAACATACTACGCTTTAGAAAGTATGGAAGGCCAGACGGTTTGGATCTTAGGTGGCGTTGATAAAGGCAATGTTTACGATGAACTTTTACCACTGGTAAATGAAAAAGTAAAAGCGATTATTTGCCTTGGTGTAGATAATACCAAGATCATTAATTCTTTTGGGAATTGTGTCGAGACTTTGGTAGAAACTGAAAGTATGAGTGAAGCTGTGAAAATGGCTTACCGCCTTACTGAAAAAGGTGATACCGTATTGCTTTCACCAGCTTGTGCAAGTTTCGATTTGTTTGAGAACTACGAGGATCGCGGTAGACAGTTTAAAGAAGCGGTTAGAAATTTATAG
- a CDS encoding FtsW/RodA/SpoVE family cell cycle protein has protein sequence MGNIFANIKGDKVIWATAGLLAIFSFLPVYSASSNIAYLYGDGSTFKYLIVHFFHLLLGFCVLFAAHKVPYHYYRGLSILMLPVVVVLLVYTMAQGTVIDGANASRWIRIPVLGVTFQSSTFAAVVLMIYVARYMSKITEKKITFKETILPLWVPVGSVLMLILPANFSTTAIIFVMVLVLMFLGGYPIKYLSAVVLAGVVLFGIFVLAAKAFPGVLPNRIDTWTSRLENFTNDEDTEADYQIEKAKIAIARGGITGTGIGKSVQRNFLPQSSSDFIYAIIVEEMGLIGAFGVMLAYLMILFRIIIVATKANSVFGKLLVMGVGLPIIFQALVNMAVAVELFPVTGQTLPLISSGGTSIWMTCLSLGIILSVSAKREEEKESEEAERKAEDENPLDILSEAI, from the coding sequence ATGGGAAACATTTTTGCAAATATTAAAGGAGATAAGGTAATCTGGGCTACGGCTGGTTTGCTGGCAATTTTTTCATTTTTGCCGGTATATAGTGCCAGTAGTAATATAGCTTACCTGTATGGTGATGGTAGTACATTTAAATATTTGATTGTTCATTTTTTCCATTTGTTGCTAGGGTTTTGTGTATTGTTTGCAGCGCATAAAGTACCCTATCATTATTATCGAGGCTTATCGATTTTAATGTTACCAGTAGTTGTTGTGTTGCTTGTTTATACAATGGCTCAGGGAACGGTGATCGATGGTGCAAATGCTAGTAGATGGATACGTATTCCGGTATTGGGAGTTACATTTCAATCTTCCACATTTGCAGCGGTGGTTTTAATGATTTATGTCGCCAGATATATGTCTAAAATCACCGAAAAAAAAATCACTTTTAAAGAGACAATTTTACCCCTTTGGGTGCCTGTAGGTTCAGTATTAATGTTAATTTTGCCGGCCAATTTTTCCACAACTGCAATTATTTTTGTTATGGTTTTGGTACTCATGTTTTTAGGAGGATATCCTATAAAATATTTGTCGGCAGTTGTATTGGCAGGAGTCGTTTTATTCGGAATTTTTGTGCTTGCAGCGAAAGCTTTTCCCGGTGTTTTGCCAAATAGGATAGATACTTGGACTAGTAGATTAGAAAATTTTACGAACGACGAAGATACCGAGGCCGATTATCAAATTGAAAAAGCAAAAATAGCAATTGCAAGAGGAGGGATTACTGGTACTGGAATAGGAAAAAGTGTACAACGAAATTTTTTACCACAGTCCTCTTCAGATTTTATTTATGCCATAATTGTTGAAGAAATGGGCCTCATTGGCGCTTTTGGAGTAATGTTAGCATATTTGATGATTTTGTTTAGGATTATTATTGTGGCTACAAAAGCCAATTCTGTTTTTGGAAAACTGCTGGTGATGGGGGTTGGTTTACCAATTATCTTTCAGGCATTAGTAAATATGGCTGTTGCGGTAGAATTATTTCCGGTAACGGGACAAACGCTTCCATTAATAAGTAGTGGAGGAACCTCAATTTGGATGACGTGCTTGTCGCTTGGTATTATTCTTAGTGTAAGCGCAAAGAGAGAAGAAGAAAAAGAATCTGAAGAAGCAGAAAGAAAAGCAGAGGACGAAAATCCTCTAGATATTTTAAGTGAAGCTATATGA
- the murG gene encoding undecaprenyldiphospho-muramoylpentapeptide beta-N-acetylglucosaminyltransferase, giving the protein MSKDLRIILSGGGTGGHIYPAIAIADEVKRRYPDAKIKFVGAQDKMEMEKVPQAGYEIEGLWISGLQRKLTFKNLMFPFKLLNSISKSKKIIKDFKPNVAIGTGGFASGPLLHVANKQDIPTLLQEQNSFPGITNKILAKRANVICAAYDEVKRFFPQEKVKKTGNPVRQDLLNIDTKREEAQKFFNLDTNKKTVLVLGGSLGARRVNQLIAQYSDRLKKNDIQLIWQCGKLYFEEYKSYSEGTVQVHQFLNRMDLAYAAADVIISRAGAGSVSELCIVGKPVIFIPSPNVAEDHQTKNAMAVTKNDAAITIGETELEQKFENTFFDLLNNESQQKELGENIKKMALPNATADIVDEIEKLIIR; this is encoded by the coding sequence ATGAGTAAAGATTTACGCATCATATTATCTGGCGGAGGTACAGGAGGCCATATCTATCCGGCCATTGCGATTGCCGATGAGGTAAAGCGCCGCTATCCCGATGCGAAAATCAAGTTTGTGGGAGCGCAGGATAAAATGGAGATGGAGAAAGTACCGCAAGCGGGTTATGAGATCGAAGGTCTTTGGATTAGTGGTTTGCAACGAAAGCTAACGTTTAAAAATCTAATGTTTCCATTCAAATTGCTGAATAGCATTAGTAAATCCAAAAAGATTATTAAGGATTTTAAACCGAATGTAGCTATAGGAACGGGCGGATTTGCAAGCGGACCTTTATTGCATGTGGCGAATAAGCAGGATATACCAACCTTGCTTCAGGAACAAAACTCATTTCCAGGGATCACTAATAAGATCCTTGCGAAAAGAGCAAATGTAATTTGTGCTGCTTATGATGAAGTCAAGCGATTCTTTCCGCAGGAAAAAGTAAAGAAAACAGGAAATCCGGTACGTCAGGATTTATTGAATATAGATACCAAGAGAGAAGAAGCGCAGAAGTTTTTCAATCTTGATACAAATAAAAAAACAGTGCTTGTGCTTGGCGGGAGTTTAGGCGCAAGAAGAGTAAATCAATTAATCGCTCAATATTCAGATAGGTTGAAGAAGAATGATATTCAGCTTATCTGGCAGTGTGGGAAATTGTATTTCGAAGAATACAAATCGTATTCTGAAGGTACTGTTCAGGTTCATCAGTTTTTAAACCGAATGGATTTGGCCTATGCTGCGGCAGATGTTATTATTTCTAGGGCGGGAGCAGGAAGTGTTTCTGAATTGTGTATCGTCGGGAAACCGGTGATTTTTATTCCGTCTCCTAATGTTGCTGAAGATCACCAGACTAAAAATGCTATGGCAGTGACTAAAAATGATGCTGCTATAACCATTGGTGAAACCGAGCTGGAGCAGAAATTTGAAAATACATTTTTCGATTTGCTGAATAACGAAAGTCAGCAGAAAGAATTAGGTGAGAATATAAAAAAAATGGCCCTGCCTAATGCAACGGCCGATATTGTAGACGAAATTGAAAAACTAATTATTAGATAA
- the murC gene encoding UDP-N-acetylmuramate--L-alanine ligase: MSNFSHIQNFYFIGIGGIGMSALARFFKSQGKNVAGYDKTASVLTKELEAEGILVTFNDEISEIPQQFKSSENTIVVYTPAVPKENLQYQYFIQEQYILKKRAEILGLISRDRFTLAVAGTHGKTTTTAILGHLLKETNAPVTAFLGGVSEDIQSNLILKGDEVIVAEADEFDRSFLHLSPKIAAINSMDADHLDIYGVNEHLQASFKAFADLLPEDGTLFIKNGLPLKGKTIGIEDDADFSAINIKIIDGSYHFDLKTPSEIIEGFILNLPGRYNVMNAVTALAMALEYGTPSNVLGEALRSFAGVRRRFSYKLKSREFTLIDDYAHHPAEIDAVFNAVEEMYPEMPNLVIFQPHLFSRTRDFADDFAEKLSQFDEVLLMDIYPAREKPIEGVNSEWLLSKIDNPNKHLVKSNDLVAEIKKSKAKVVLMLGAGDIGNEVEQVKKAFEDEI; encoded by the coding sequence TTGAGTAATTTTAGTCACATACAAAACTTTTATTTTATCGGTATTGGCGGTATTGGGATGAGCGCTTTAGCGCGTTTCTTTAAATCCCAAGGCAAGAATGTCGCCGGTTACGATAAAACAGCTTCAGTGCTTACTAAAGAATTGGAAGCTGAAGGTATTCTTGTGACTTTTAATGATGAAATTAGTGAAATTCCGCAGCAATTTAAAAGTTCAGAAAACACTATTGTAGTCTATACTCCTGCGGTTCCTAAGGAGAATTTACAATATCAATATTTTATTCAGGAACAATATATTCTTAAGAAACGAGCTGAGATTCTTGGATTAATAAGTCGTGATCGTTTTACGCTTGCCGTTGCAGGCACGCATGGGAAAACTACCACAACAGCCATATTAGGACATTTACTAAAGGAAACAAATGCTCCGGTAACGGCATTTTTGGGCGGAGTTAGTGAAGACATTCAGAGTAATTTAATTCTGAAGGGTGATGAAGTTATTGTTGCTGAAGCAGATGAATTTGATCGTTCTTTTCTTCATCTTTCGCCAAAAATAGCGGCCATTAATTCTATGGATGCCGATCATTTGGATATCTATGGAGTAAATGAACATTTACAAGCTTCCTTTAAAGCCTTTGCAGATTTACTACCAGAGGATGGAACGCTTTTTATTAAAAACGGACTTCCGCTAAAAGGAAAAACTATAGGAATTGAAGATGATGCCGATTTTTCAGCAATCAACATAAAAATTATCGACGGTAGTTATCATTTCGATCTAAAAACTCCGTCTGAAATTATAGAAGGTTTTATTCTCAATTTGCCTGGTAGATATAATGTAATGAATGCGGTTACTGCGTTAGCTATGGCGTTGGAATATGGAACTCCTTCAAATGTATTAGGTGAAGCATTAAGAAGTTTTGCCGGTGTTCGTAGACGATTTTCATATAAGTTGAAATCCAGAGAGTTTACGCTTATCGACGATTATGCGCATCATCCGGCAGAGATTGATGCAGTATTTAATGCGGTTGAAGAAATGTATCCTGAAATGCCCAATTTGGTCATTTTTCAGCCTCATTTATTCAGCAGAACAAGAGATTTTGCAGATGATTTTGCTGAGAAATTATCGCAATTTGACGAAGTATTGCTGATGGATATTTATCCGGCAAGAGAAAAACCTATCGAAGGAGTAAATTCAGAATGGTTATTGAGCAAAATTGATAATCCGAATAAGCATTTGGTAAAAAGTAATGACCTAGTAGCCGAAATTAAAAAAAGTAAAGCCAAAGTTGTTTTAATGCTTGGCGCTGGTGATATAGGGAATGAAGTAGAACAGGTTAAAAAAGCATTTGAAGATGAAATCTAG
- a CDS encoding cell division protein FtsQ/DivIB, with product MKSRLGYIKFVLLIGLVAFLFGFAEKRHDNRKMSGTEVHFTDSENLYITVDSVNNLLIQNEEANANLGEETLDLNKVEALLNSNEMIENAEVYLDLDGKLSAIVSQRKPIGRAVGNTSFYLDKNGKVMPLSENFSARVPLMLGFDEVNILEAYPLVSYIKNDSFLSKHITTINRLNNGRYELNMRKLDFVVYFGAIKNVELKFNNFKAFYKKALKDEKLDTYKRVNLQFGNQVVCTKK from the coding sequence ATGAAATCTAGGTTAGGTTACATAAAATTTGTGCTTTTAATAGGATTGGTAGCTTTTCTATTTGGTTTTGCAGAGAAGCGTCATGACAATCGCAAAATGAGCGGTACAGAAGTTCATTTTACAGATAGTGAGAACTTGTATATAACGGTAGATTCAGTTAATAACTTGTTGATACAAAATGAAGAAGCAAATGCTAACCTGGGCGAAGAAACTTTAGATTTGAATAAGGTAGAAGCGTTGCTTAATAGCAACGAGATGATTGAAAATGCAGAGGTTTATCTTGATCTTGATGGAAAGCTTTCAGCAATCGTTAGTCAGCGTAAACCTATTGGAAGAGCCGTGGGTAATACCTCATTTTACCTAGATAAAAACGGTAAGGTTATGCCGCTTTCAGAAAATTTTTCTGCTCGCGTGCCATTAATGTTGGGATTTGATGAAGTTAATATTTTAGAAGCATATCCGTTGGTAAGTTATATTAAAAATGATAGTTTTCTTAGTAAGCATATAACTACAATAAATCGTCTTAACAACGGACGATATGAGTTGAACATGCGGAAGCTTGATTTTGTAGTTTACTTTGGAGCAATTAAAAATGTAGAATTGAAGTTTAACAATTTTAAAGCATTTTATAAAAAGGCTTTAAAAGATGAAAAGTTAGATACCTATAAGAGAGTGAATTTACAATTTGGAAACCAGGTTGTATGCACTAAAAAGTAA
- the ftsA gene encoding cell division protein FtsA, whose amino-acid sequence MEQNDIAVGLDIGTTKIVAMIGKKNEYGKVEIVGIGKSKSLGVHRGVVNNITQTIQSIQQAIQEAEADSGLKISDVVVGIAGQHIRSLQHSDYITRPNPEEVIDAEDIHSLCNQVHKLVMLPGEEIIHVLPQEFKVDGQAEIKEPIGMYGGRLEANFHVVVGQVSSIRNIGRCVKSAGLDLSAVTLEPLASANAVLSQEEKEAGVALIDIGGGTTDLAIFKDGIIRHTAVIPFGGNVITEDIKEGCSIIEKQAELLKIKFGSAWPGENKDNEIVSIPGLRGREPKEITLKNLSKIIHARVVEIIEQVYLEIKNYGHEDQKKKLIGGLVLTGGGAQLKHLKQLVEYITGMDTRIGFPNEHLAGNNESETTSPMYATAVGLVMNSLEASKSSFQEEAVLKEKEPEPVEIEKEVPAPEREEPQVQVEQPKPRKSIFDKWAEKFKDFLDNAE is encoded by the coding sequence ATGGAGCAAAATGATATTGCAGTAGGACTGGATATAGGGACCACCAAGATTGTTGCCATGATTGGCAAGAAGAATGAGTATGGAAAGGTAGAAATTGTTGGGATTGGTAAATCTAAAAGTCTTGGCGTACATCGTGGTGTGGTAAATAATATTACGCAGACCATACAATCGATACAGCAAGCGATTCAGGAAGCTGAAGCAGATTCTGGCTTAAAAATTAGTGATGTTGTTGTGGGAATTGCCGGGCAGCATATAAGAAGTTTACAGCATAGTGATTATATCACCAGGCCAAATCCTGAAGAAGTTATAGATGCTGAAGATATTCACAGTTTATGTAATCAGGTTCATAAATTAGTGATGCTTCCGGGAGAGGAAATTATCCATGTGCTTCCGCAGGAATTTAAAGTAGATGGTCAAGCTGAAATTAAAGAGCCAATCGGGATGTACGGCGGCCGTCTTGAAGCTAATTTTCATGTAGTTGTAGGGCAGGTTTCTTCAATAAGAAATATTGGGCGTTGCGTTAAAAGTGCAGGATTAGATCTTTCCGCAGTAACATTAGAGCCTTTAGCTTCGGCAAATGCGGTGTTGAGTCAGGAAGAAAAAGAAGCGGGTGTAGCATTAATCGACATAGGTGGTGGTACAACAGATCTTGCAATCTTTAAAGACGGAATTATAAGACATACTGCAGTGATTCCATTTGGAGGTAATGTAATTACAGAAGATATTAAAGAAGGCTGCTCTATCATAGAAAAGCAGGCTGAATTGCTGAAGATCAAATTTGGATCTGCATGGCCGGGCGAAAATAAGGATAATGAGATCGTTTCTATTCCTGGACTTCGCGGTAGAGAACCTAAAGAGATTACCTTAAAAAACCTTTCTAAAATAATTCATGCTCGTGTAGTAGAAATTATAGAGCAGGTTTATCTAGAAATAAAGAACTACGGTCACGAAGATCAAAAGAAAAAATTGATCGGTGGATTAGTATTAACTGGCGGCGGTGCACAATTAAAGCATCTTAAGCAGTTGGTAGAGTATATTACTGGAATGGATACCAGAATAGGATTTCCTAACGAGCATCTGGCAGGTAATAATGAAAGTGAAACTACAAGTCCTATGTATGCAACAGCTGTAGGATTAGTGATGAATAGTCTGGAAGCCAGTAAAAGTAGTTTTCAGGAAGAAGCTGTGTTGAAGGAAAAAGAGCCTGAGCCGGTAGAAATAGAAAAAGAGGTTCCCGCGCCAGAACGTGAAGAACCTCAAGTACAGGTAGAACAGCCTAAGCCCCGTAAGAGTATTTTTGATAAATGGGCAGAAAAGTTTAAAGATTTTTTAGATAACGCAGAGTAA